The following are from one region of the Escherichia sp. E4742 genome:
- a CDS encoding acyl carrier protein: protein MTQQQTVYQEVSALLVKLFEIDPQDIKPEARLYEDLELDSIDAVDMIVHLQKKTGKKIKPEEFKAVRTVQDVVEAVVRLLQEA from the coding sequence ATGACACAACAACAAACCGTCTATCAGGAAGTCTCAGCCCTGCTGGTCAAGCTGTTTGAAATCGATCCGCAGGACATCAAACCTGAAGCGCGCCTGTACGAAGATCTGGAACTGGACAGCATCGACGCCGTTGACATGATTGTGCACCTGCAAAAGAAAACCGGTAAGAAAATCAAGCCGGAAGAGTTTAAAGCAGTGCGTACAGTCCAGGATGTCGTAGAGGCCGTAGTACGCCTGCTACAAGAAGCCTGA
- a CDS encoding phosphopantetheine-binding protein has protein sequence MQALYLEIKNLIISTLNLDELTPDDIDTDAPLFGDGLGLDSIDALELGLAVKNEYGIVLSAESEEMRQHFFSVATLASFIAAQRA, from the coding sequence ATGCAAGCGCTTTATCTGGAAATTAAAAATCTCATCATCAGCACCCTCAATCTGGACGAGTTGACTCCTGATGATATCGATACCGATGCGCCGCTGTTCGGCGACGGTTTAGGGCTGGATTCCATCGATGCCCTGGAACTGGGGCTGGCAGTGAAAAATGAGTACGGCATCGTGCTCTCCGCGGAAAGTGAAGAGATGCGTCAGCACTTTTTCTCCGTCGCCACTCTGGCCTCTTTCATTGCTGCGCAACGCGCCTGA
- a CDS encoding AI-2E family transporter, producing the protein METSQPDKTGMHILLKLASLVVILAGIHAAADIIVQLLLALFFAIVLNPLVTWFIRRGVQRPVAITIVVVVMLIALTALVGVLAASFNEFISMLPKFNKELTRKLFKLQEMLPFLNLHMSPERMLQRMDSEKVVAFTTALMTGLSGAMASVLLLVMTVVFMLFEVRHVPYKMRFALNNPQIHIAGLHRALKGVSHYLALKTLLSLWTGVIVWLGLALMGVQFALMWAVLAFLLNYVPNIGAVISAVPPMIQVLLFNGVYECILVGTLFLVVHMVIGNILEPRMMGHRLGMSTLVVFLSLLVWGWLLGPVGMLLSVPLTSVCKIWMETTKGGSKLAILLGPGRPKSRLPG; encoded by the coding sequence ATGGAAACATCTCAACCCGATAAAACGGGCATGCACATTCTACTCAAGCTGGCTTCACTGGTAGTAATCCTCGCGGGTATTCACGCAGCGGCAGATATCATTGTGCAATTGTTACTGGCGCTGTTTTTCGCCATCGTCCTCAATCCACTGGTGACCTGGTTTATTCGTCGCGGAGTTCAGCGTCCCGTTGCCATTACGATTGTAGTCGTAGTGATGTTGATTGCGCTTACTGCGCTGGTCGGCGTACTGGCGGCATCGTTTAACGAATTTATCTCTATGCTGCCGAAGTTTAATAAGGAGCTGACGCGCAAGCTTTTTAAATTGCAGGAGATGCTGCCTTTTCTTAATTTGCATATGTCGCCGGAACGAATGTTGCAGCGGATGGATTCAGAAAAAGTTGTCGCCTTCACCACTGCGCTGATGACCGGGCTTTCCGGGGCAATGGCGAGCGTACTTCTGCTGGTTATGACCGTTGTTTTTATGCTGTTTGAAGTACGCCACGTCCCTTACAAAATGCGCTTTGCGTTGAATAACCCACAGATTCACATCGCCGGATTACACCGCGCATTAAAAGGCGTTTCGCATTATCTGGCATTAAAAACACTGCTAAGTTTATGGACGGGCGTTATCGTCTGGCTGGGGCTGGCGCTGATGGGCGTGCAGTTTGCGCTGATGTGGGCAGTACTGGCGTTTTTACTCAACTACGTCCCCAATATCGGCGCGGTAATTTCCGCCGTACCGCCAATGATTCAGGTGCTGCTGTTTAATGGTGTTTACGAATGTATTCTGGTCGGCACATTGTTTTTAGTTGTCCATATGGTCATCGGCAATATTTTAGAACCACGGATGATGGGCCATCGCCTGGGGATGTCCACGCTGGTGGTGTTTCTTTCGTTGTTGGTTTGGGGATGGCTGCTCGGTCCGGTAGGAATGCTACTCTCGGTACCATTAACCAGCGTCTGTAAAATCTGGATGGAAACCACCAAAGGTGGTAGCAAACTGGCGATTTTACTGGGACCGGGAAGGCCGAAAAGTCGGTTACCAGGTTAA
- a CDS encoding methyltransferase, translating to MYEQDSLSALDAITEAQRIAFAPMLFQTALCLRNAGVLSYLDRQGKHGATLADITENSHINEYAASVLLDMGLSGRIITCKEGIYYLAKIGHYLLHDTMTRVNMDFTQDVCYQGLFFLADSLNEGKPSGLKVFGDWPTIYPALSQLPDAARESWFAFDHYYSDGAFNAALPYVFANNPTTLYDVGGNTGKWALRCCKYNENITVTLLDLPQQIVLAKENIANAGFSDRIDFHAVDMLSDAPLPGEADIWWMSQFLDCFSPEQIISILSKVASVMKPGAKLCIMELFWDAQRFEAASFSLNASSLYFTCMANGNSRFYSAEKFYDYLNNAGFQVAERHDNLGVGHTLLICQKK from the coding sequence ATGTACGAACAGGATTCTCTTAGCGCACTGGATGCGATTACCGAAGCTCAACGCATTGCCTTTGCCCCCATGCTTTTTCAAACAGCTCTCTGCCTGCGTAATGCGGGTGTGCTTTCTTATCTGGATCGACAAGGCAAACATGGCGCAACGCTGGCTGATATCACCGAAAATAGTCATATCAACGAATATGCTGCCAGCGTTCTGTTAGATATGGGCTTAAGCGGGCGAATTATTACCTGCAAAGAGGGAATTTATTACCTGGCGAAAATCGGTCATTACCTCCTGCATGACACCATGACGCGCGTGAATATGGATTTCACCCAGGATGTCTGTTATCAGGGGCTATTCTTCCTCGCCGATTCACTCAATGAAGGCAAACCTTCCGGGTTAAAAGTATTTGGCGACTGGCCGACGATATATCCGGCACTTTCACAATTACCTGACGCCGCCCGTGAAAGCTGGTTCGCGTTTGATCATTACTATTCAGATGGCGCATTTAACGCCGCACTGCCTTATGTATTCGCCAACAACCCCACAACCTTGTACGATGTAGGCGGCAATACCGGTAAGTGGGCTTTGCGCTGCTGTAAATACAACGAAAACATCACCGTTACGTTATTAGATCTGCCACAACAAATCGTGCTCGCCAAAGAAAATATCGCGAATGCAGGCTTTTCTGATCGTATAGATTTCCATGCTGTGGATATGCTAAGCGATGCGCCGTTACCGGGCGAGGCTGATATCTGGTGGATGAGTCAATTTTTAGACTGTTTTTCACCCGAACAAATAATTAGCATACTCAGCAAAGTTGCCAGCGTAATGAAGCCCGGCGCAAAACTTTGCATTATGGAGTTGTTCTGGGATGCACAGCGGTTTGAAGCGGCATCGTTTAGCCTGAATGCCTCCTCACTTTATTTCACCTGCATGGCAAACGGTAACAGCCGTTTCTATAGCGCAGAGAAATTTTACGACTATCTGAATAATGCAGGATTTCAGGTAGCAGAGCGCCACGATAATTTAGGCGTTGGGCATACATTATTGATATGCCAAAAGAAATAA
- a CDS encoding beta-ketoacyl synthase chain length factor — translation MKFTLNITDWKALAPGLSEAQQWQAWSRQPWAIDPAAPFAKLCELPMMTARRLSSGSKLAVECGLAMLRRHQIDAVLYTSRHGELERNYRIVHALATEQALSPTDFALSVHNSSVGNLTIAAKQPIVSSSLSAGRDSFQQGLCEVLSLLQAGYQRVLMVDFDGFLPEFYHPQLPAEMPTWPYAVALVIEAGDDWQCETQPVIAGNETSLPQSMLFLQHFLQNVDKFSLPGERVQWRWNRR, via the coding sequence ATGAAATTTACATTAAATATTACCGACTGGAAGGCACTGGCGCCTGGACTTAGCGAAGCCCAGCAATGGCAAGCATGGTCGCGCCAGCCGTGGGCGATTGACCCTGCTGCACCGTTTGCAAAATTATGCGAATTGCCAATGATGACCGCCCGCCGTCTCAGTTCTGGCAGCAAACTGGCCGTGGAGTGCGGTCTGGCAATGCTACGCCGCCATCAAATAGACGCCGTTTTGTATACCAGTCGTCATGGCGAACTGGAACGCAATTACCGCATTGTTCATGCACTGGCAACCGAACAGGCACTCTCTCCGACCGACTTCGCGCTCTCCGTACACAACTCTTCCGTGGGTAACCTGACCATTGCGGCCAAACAACCGATCGTTTCGTCATCGCTTTCGGCTGGTCGCGACAGTTTCCAGCAAGGTTTGTGTGAAGTGCTTAGCCTGTTACAAGCGGGATACCAGCGCGTGTTGATGGTCGATTTTGATGGCTTTCTGCCTGAGTTCTATCACCCACAACTGCCAGCAGAAATGCCGACCTGGCCGTACGCCGTCGCGCTGGTGATTGAAGCTGGCGATGACTGGCAATGTGAAACACAGCCAGTCATTGCGGGCAATGAAACATCACTGCCGCAAAGCATGTTGTTTTTACAGCACTTTTTACAAAATGTTGATAAGTTTTCACTGCCTGGCGAGCGCGTGCAATGGCGCTGGAACCGCAGATGA
- a CDS encoding 3-hydroxyacyl-ACP dehydratase FabZ family protein — protein MKPHEIERHQAQANHLEIVLHLRADLFWFRGHFAVQPLLPGVAQIDWAMSYALTLLAPGWRFHSIQNIKFQSPLLPDNRVTLTLNWQEDRQILSFSYQRHDGDARHTASSGKIRLCR, from the coding sequence ATGAAGCCCCATGAAATCGAGCGCCATCAGGCACAAGCGAATCACCTTGAGATTGTTTTGCATCTCAGGGCAGATCTGTTCTGGTTTCGCGGTCATTTTGCCGTGCAACCATTACTCCCCGGCGTGGCGCAAATCGACTGGGCGATGAGCTACGCGCTCACTCTGCTCGCGCCCGGCTGGCGTTTTCACTCCATTCAGAACATAAAATTCCAGTCTCCGTTGCTGCCAGATAACCGCGTCACGCTCACGCTTAACTGGCAGGAAGATCGTCAGATTCTGAGCTTTAGCTATCAACGTCACGACGGTGACGCCCGCCACACCGCCAGTAGCGGGAAGATCCGTCTATGTCGGTAA
- a CDS encoding AMP-binding protein — MKQTLPLARWLTAPRPDDTPIAWLDESSWTLGDLRHDVAQLICRLQQRPGKRWALCFENSYLFIVALLATLHAGKTPVLPGHNRVNQLNEQRELFDGVLSDSELNWQGSLLLVASSPQVATQSFTFAAIAPDAYIELFTSGSTGQPKRVIKPVYLLDREAQLLAERLGARLAGCRVVGSVLPQHLYGLTFRVFLPMALGLPLHAAMLWYVEQFAALSHQHRYIFISSPAFLKRLDAQLSPPPVQVLLSAGGELPWQDVQHTASWLRVWPDEIYGSTETGVIAWRYREQEQRRWLPFPGMQFQAEGDVFRLFSPLMADDNGLLLDDILQFTEDGQFHLMGRRGRIVKIEEKRISLQEVEQRLLALDGIREVAAVPVMRGGRQRIAVLLVLDDEAHLQWQNGGGHRQEMTWRRLLRPTLEPVAIPRYWRVIDEMPVNSMNKRVYAQLQELFHEAP, encoded by the coding sequence ATGAAGCAGACCTTACCGCTTGCACGCTGGCTGACTGCGCCACGCCCTGATGACACGCCCATTGCGTGGCTGGACGAAAGCTCCTGGACGCTGGGCGATTTGCGTCACGATGTCGCGCAACTTATCTGCCGTTTGCAGCAACGGCCCGGGAAACGCTGGGCGCTATGCTTTGAGAACAGCTATCTGTTTATCGTTGCCCTGCTGGCGACGCTACACGCTGGAAAAACGCCGGTGCTTCCGGGGCATAACCGTGTTAACCAGCTTAATGAGCAACGTGAACTGTTCGATGGTGTACTTAGCGACAGCGAACTTAACTGGCAAGGTTCATTACTGTTGGTAGCAAGTTCCCCACAAGTCGCGACACAATCATTCACCTTTGCCGCCATAGCACCAGATGCTTATATCGAGTTGTTTACCTCCGGTTCTACAGGGCAGCCGAAGCGGGTGATTAAACCTGTTTATTTGCTGGACCGTGAAGCACAACTGCTGGCTGAACGATTAGGCGCACGTCTGGCGGGTTGTCGGGTGGTCGGTTCCGTATTGCCACAGCATTTGTACGGCCTGACTTTTCGCGTTTTCCTGCCAATGGCGCTGGGATTACCGCTGCACGCCGCCATGCTCTGGTATGTCGAACAGTTTGCCGCGTTGAGTCACCAGCATCGCTATATCTTCATCAGCAGCCCGGCATTTTTGAAGCGTCTGGATGCTCAGCTATCCCCGCCGCCTGTTCAGGTGCTTCTGTCTGCTGGCGGTGAGCTACCGTGGCAGGACGTACAACACACTGCGAGCTGGCTGCGCGTCTGGCCTGATGAAATCTACGGCAGCACGGAAACCGGCGTTATCGCCTGGCGTTACCGCGAACAAGAGCAACGCCGCTGGCTACCCTTCCCAGGTATGCAGTTCCAGGCAGAAGGTGATGTTTTTCGCCTCTTTTCACCGCTGATGGCGGATGATAACGGCCTGTTACTCGACGATATCTTGCAGTTTACCGAAGACGGTCAGTTCCATCTGATGGGACGTCGCGGACGCATCGTTAAGATTGAAGAAAAACGTATTTCTCTGCAGGAAGTGGAACAACGTCTGCTGGCGCTGGACGGTATTCGCGAGGTGGCGGCAGTTCCCGTTATGCGCGGCGGGCGTCAGCGCATTGCCGTTTTGCTGGTGCTGGATGACGAAGCTCATCTGCAATGGCAGAACGGCGGCGGGCATCGCCAGGAAATGACCTGGCGGCGATTACTGCGCCCGACGCTGGAGCCAGTTGCCATTCCGCGTTACTGGCGCGTTATTGATGAAATGCCAGTAAACAGTATGAACAAGCGTGTCTATGCGCAATTACAGGAGTTATTTCATGAAGCCCCATGA
- a CDS encoding lysophospholipid acyltransferase family protein produces the protein MSKLMSRLEWTWRLVMTGLCFALFGLGGLLLSVVWFNVLLVLVWDTSRRRRLARRSIAASFRLFLTVAKGLGVLDYRINGAEILRQERGCLVIANHPTLIDYVLLASVMPETDCLVKSALLKNPFLGGVVRAADYLINSEAETLLPRCQQRLAQGDTILIFPEGTRTKPGEKMTLQRGAANIAVRCASDLRIVTIGCSEHLLDKQSKWYDVPPARPFFTVEVRGRVEINKFYDATSQEPALAARQLNRHLLLQLQQGCLPLSGINNASALSGN, from the coding sequence ATGAGTAAGCTGATGTCGCGCCTGGAGTGGACATGGCGACTGGTTATGACCGGGTTGTGTTTTGCCCTGTTTGGCCTCGGCGGACTACTGCTCTCTGTAGTGTGGTTTAACGTATTGTTGGTTTTGGTGTGGGATACTTCCCGCCGCCGTCGTTTGGCGCGTCGCAGCATTGCCGCCAGTTTTCGCCTGTTTTTAACAGTCGCAAAAGGGCTTGGCGTGCTGGATTATCGGATTAATGGGGCTGAAATCTTACGTCAGGAACGCGGTTGCCTCGTCATAGCCAATCATCCCACGCTGATCGATTACGTACTACTGGCATCTGTCATGCCAGAAACTGACTGCCTGGTAAAAAGCGCGCTGTTGAAAAATCCTTTTCTTGGCGGCGTCGTGCGGGCGGCAGATTATTTAATCAACAGCGAAGCTGAAACCCTCTTACCCCGTTGCCAACAGCGACTGGCACAGGGCGACACTATCCTGATTTTCCCCGAAGGCACGCGAACGAAGCCCGGTGAAAAAATGACGTTGCAGCGCGGGGCAGCGAATATTGCCGTGCGCTGCGCCAGCGATTTACGCATCGTGACGATCGGCTGTAGCGAGCATCTGCTGGATAAACAAAGTAAATGGTATGACGTTCCGCCTGCCAGGCCGTTTTTTACGGTTGAAGTCCGTGGGCGGGTAGAAATCAATAAATTTTACGATGCAACTTCACAAGAACCGGCGCTGGCAGCAAGGCAGCTAAACCGGCATCTTTTGCTTCAATTACAACAAGGTTGTTTACCTCTCTCAGGAATAAATAATGCAAGCGCTTTATCTGGAAATTAA